The following are from one region of the Paenalkalicoccus suaedae genome:
- a CDS encoding glycine betaine ABC transporter substrate-binding protein has protein sequence MKKAIGVVGLASVALLGACSSGDQVTVGAKNFTEQFILAKMTELLLEQEGYEVEMRDNLGSTALRQALENGQVDVTWDYTGTGLVTYNGEDPIADVDEAFARIQEVDGEQGITWTNISEVNNTYTLVMREDQANELGIESISDLSDYVNDNPGEFRMASDAEFANRPDGLPGVYETYGFEFGDAQVIEMNYGLNYDAIGNEEVEVAVGFSTDSRIPELNLINLEDDMDFFPAYSAAVSMTTEIYEEFPEMEEVFQRMADILDSEIMAELNYQVDIEQRNVDEVAEEFLQESGLLE, from the coding sequence ATGAAAAAAGCAATTGGTGTAGTTGGGTTAGCGTCTGTAGCATTACTTGGGGCATGCTCAAGCGGAGATCAAGTAACAGTAGGTGCTAAAAACTTTACAGAACAATTTATCTTAGCAAAGATGACAGAGCTTTTACTTGAACAAGAAGGCTACGAGGTAGAAATGAGAGATAATCTTGGTTCTACAGCACTTCGCCAAGCATTAGAAAACGGTCAAGTTGACGTGACATGGGATTATACAGGTACAGGCCTTGTTACGTATAACGGAGAAGATCCAATTGCAGATGTTGATGAGGCATTTGCTCGTATTCAAGAAGTGGATGGAGAGCAAGGTATCACGTGGACAAATATATCTGAAGTTAATAACACGTATACACTAGTTATGCGTGAGGATCAGGCGAATGAGCTTGGAATTGAGAGCATTAGTGACTTATCAGATTATGTAAATGATAATCCTGGTGAATTCCGTATGGCATCGGACGCAGAGTTTGCAAACCGTCCAGATGGTCTTCCAGGTGTCTACGAGACTTACGGCTTCGAGTTTGGTGATGCTCAAGTAATTGAGATGAACTATGGTCTTAACTACGATGCTATTGGGAACGAAGAGGTGGAAGTTGCAGTAGGATTCTCGACAGACAGCCGTATTCCAGAGCTTAACTTAATTAATCTTGAGGATGACATGGATTTCTTCCCAGCCTATAGTGCTGCGGTATCTATGACTACGGAAATTTATGAAGAGTTCCCAGAGATGGAGGAAGTGTTCCAGAGAATGGCCGATATTTTAGACAGTGAAATTATGGCTGAGCTTAACTACCAGGTCGATATTGAGCAACGAAATGTGGACGAGGTAGCAGAAGAATTCCTTCAGGAAAGTGGTCTACTCGAGTAA
- a CDS encoding ABC transporter permease, with product MTRNKAIALAVKIVFWVLIIAFFWWAFTSEAFAKIYESPGTFFNLLSQHLTMVGISAGLAIVIAVPLGIFITRPKFRKSEWLLVNIANLGQTIPSIAILALAMGFLGIGIRAAIVALFIYSLLPILQNTIAGLDSVDPAAKDAAKGMGLTPAQILFKIELPSASYSILAGIRTAVVLNIGTAALAYLIGGGGLGVWIFTGIQLFDPQFLISGAVPVTLLAILVDYMFRGLQFAVVPKGLRLARQAAIKQA from the coding sequence ATGACACGTAACAAAGCGATTGCGCTAGCAGTCAAAATCGTGTTTTGGGTTCTCATTATAGCTTTCTTCTGGTGGGCATTCACAAGCGAAGCGTTCGCCAAAATATATGAGAGTCCAGGTACGTTTTTTAATCTATTAAGTCAGCACTTAACGATGGTTGGAATATCAGCAGGGCTTGCAATAGTCATTGCCGTACCTCTTGGAATATTTATCACACGACCAAAGTTTAGAAAGTCAGAGTGGTTATTGGTTAACATTGCAAACCTTGGACAAACGATCCCAAGTATTGCGATTCTCGCACTTGCAATGGGCTTTTTAGGAATCGGTATTCGAGCAGCGATTGTGGCGCTCTTCATTTATTCCTTATTACCGATCCTGCAAAATACGATAGCAGGTCTTGATTCCGTCGATCCAGCTGCAAAAGATGCTGCGAAAGGAATGGGACTGACTCCAGCTCAAATTCTGTTTAAAATTGAGCTTCCGTCAGCGTCATACTCGATACTTGCAGGTATACGTACAGCGGTCGTACTGAATATCGGTACAGCGGCGCTAGCTTACTTAATTGGTGGCGGAGGTCTCGGAGTGTGGATCTTTACAGGGATTCAATTATTCGATCCGCAATTTTTGATTTCAGGAGCTGTACCAGTCACTTTATTAGCAATTTTAGTTGACTATATGTTTAGAGGGCTTCAATTTGCTGTTGTACCAAAAGGGTTACGACTAGCTAGACAGGCTGCGATTAAGCAAGCCTAA
- a CDS encoding ABC transporter ATP-binding protein, with translation MIEFDQVTKVYNGDVKAINNIDLTVNDGEFVILLGPSGCGKTTLLRMVNQLETMTEGDIRVQGKSISELNKIEMRRNIGYVIQSNGLFPNMTIEDNMMIVPDLLGWDRVKKRERFNYLSDLVGLAPDEFRNRYPHELSGGQQQRVGVARALAADPPVMLMDEPFGALDPIIRTSIQDEFLKIQREVKKTILFVSHDIDEAVRMGDRIALLRGGEIMQYDTPTNLLNRPSNEFVSEFVGQDRVLKSMSLYTVAHLMDTMNLKAADQTITDTKKVDMHTSLRNVIAMLLNREADQIVATNETGEIAGRLSLGLIEEFLEKEVKTKA, from the coding sequence ATGATTGAATTTGATCAAGTTACAAAGGTATATAACGGTGATGTGAAGGCAATCAATAACATTGACCTCACAGTTAATGATGGAGAGTTTGTTATTTTATTAGGTCCTTCTGGTTGTGGGAAAACAACATTACTACGAATGGTAAACCAGTTAGAGACAATGACTGAAGGCGATATTCGCGTTCAAGGTAAGAGCATTTCGGAGTTAAATAAAATCGAGATGAGAAGAAATATTGGGTATGTTATCCAAAGTAACGGATTATTCCCGAATATGACGATCGAAGATAATATGATGATTGTGCCAGATCTACTTGGATGGGATCGAGTCAAAAAGCGTGAACGCTTTAACTACTTAAGTGATCTTGTTGGCCTTGCGCCAGACGAGTTTCGCAACAGATACCCACACGAGCTATCTGGTGGACAGCAACAACGAGTTGGTGTGGCACGAGCATTAGCAGCAGACCCACCGGTTATGCTTATGGACGAGCCTTTTGGAGCGCTTGATCCCATAATTCGTACAAGTATTCAGGATGAGTTTTTAAAGATTCAAAGAGAAGTGAAGAAAACCATTCTATTCGTTAGTCATGATATTGATGAAGCAGTAAGAATGGGTGACCGTATTGCTTTATTACGTGGCGGAGAAATCATGCAGTATGATACACCAACAAACCTTCTTAATCGTCCATCTAACGAGTTTGTGTCTGAATTCGTTGGACAAGATCGCGTCTTAAAGAGTATGAGTCTTTACACGGTAGCTCATCTAATGGACACGATGAACCTAAAAGCGGCAGATCAAACGATTACAGATACAAAAAAAGTAGATATGCATACGTCTCTTCGTAATGTTATTGCGATGCTACTTAATCGTGAGGCAGACCAAATTGTCGCAACGAACGAAACAGGCGAAATTGCTGGAAGATTGTCCCTTGGTTTAATCGAGGAATTCTTAGAGAAGGAAGTAAAAACAAAAGCATAA
- a CDS encoding ABC transporter permease: protein MSGLIDYISRDFSNILSYTIEHIQLVGVALIIAMLIGIPLGIYLTANEDLAETVLQVASIILTIPSIALFGVMIPILSVINQGVGFLPAVIALILYSQLPIIRNTYTAINNVDPNIRDAAKGIGMTTFQRLIKVEIPNGLPLIMAGVRTATVLSIGIGAIAAFIGSGGLGVLINSGISRGNSNMVLTGAIAVSILAIIADQTLKLIQRKFTPKGVQ, encoded by the coding sequence ATGAGTGGACTAATTGATTATATTAGCAGAGACTTTTCTAATATTCTCTCTTACACGATTGAACATATTCAGCTCGTTGGAGTAGCGTTAATTATTGCAATGTTAATAGGAATTCCATTAGGCATCTACTTAACAGCAAACGAAGATTTAGCTGAGACGGTTCTTCAGGTTGCTTCGATTATCCTGACTATTCCGAGTATTGCTCTATTTGGAGTAATGATTCCTATTCTATCAGTCATTAATCAAGGGGTTGGTTTTCTACCAGCAGTTATTGCCTTAATTCTTTATTCTCAGTTACCAATTATTCGAAATACGTATACAGCGATAAATAACGTTGATCCGAATATTCGAGATGCTGCAAAAGGGATAGGGATGACGACATTTCAACGATTAATAAAAGTAGAAATTCCGAATGGATTACCGCTGATCATGGCAGGTGTTCGTACAGCTACTGTATTAAGCATTGGAATTGGAGCGATTGCGGCATTTATTGGTTCTGGAGGGCTTGGTGTCTTAATCAACTCAGGTATCAGTAGAGGGAATTCTAACATGGTCCTAACAGGAGCGATTGCGGTTTCAATACTTGCAATAATTGCAGATCAGACATTAAAGCTAATTCAACGCAAATTCACACCAAAGGGTGTGCAATAA
- the rpsR gene encoding 30S ribosomal protein S18 → MARRGRPRRRKVCYFTVNKIKKIDYKDTDLLKKFISERGKILPRRVTGTSAKYQRQLTRAVKRARTMALLPFVTE, encoded by the coding sequence ATGGCACGTCGTGGTCGTCCAAGACGCCGTAAAGTTTGTTACTTTACAGTAAACAAGATCAAGAAGATTGATTATAAGGATACGGACCTACTAAAGAAGTTCATCTCTGAGCGTGGAAAAATTCTTCCTCGCCGAGTAACTGGAACTTCTGCGAAGTATCAGCGCCAGTTAACTCGTGCGGTTAAACGCGCACGTACAATGGCTCTTTTACCATTCGTAACGGAGTAG
- the ssb gene encoding single-stranded DNA-binding protein yields MLNRVVLVGRLTKDPELRYTANGIAVASFTLAVNRPFSNQQGNREADFINCVVWRKPAENVANFLKKGSLAGVDGRMQTRSYDNNEGRRVYTTEVVADSVQFLEPRSGGSNNGGGNQGGQQYGSPPPQQGGYGNNNNDQQGGYGNSNQGPGSGFGQGNQSNDDPFASDGKPIDIDDDDLPF; encoded by the coding sequence ATGTTAAATCGCGTCGTTCTTGTAGGACGATTAACGAAGGATCCTGAATTACGTTATACAGCAAACGGAATTGCCGTTGCATCGTTCACATTAGCTGTAAACCGACCTTTCTCAAATCAGCAGGGCAACCGTGAAGCTGATTTTATCAACTGCGTCGTTTGGCGTAAGCCGGCCGAGAACGTAGCGAACTTCCTCAAAAAAGGTAGTCTTGCTGGTGTTGACGGTCGCATGCAAACCCGTAGCTATGATAATAATGAGGGACGTCGTGTGTATACGACTGAAGTAGTCGCAGATAGCGTCCAGTTCTTAGAGCCACGTAGTGGTGGATCTAACAATGGTGGCGGTAATCAAGGTGGTCAGCAGTATGGTTCTCCACCACCACAACAAGGTGGATACGGGAACAATAATAATGACCAGCAAGGCGGCTACGGTAATTCAAATCAGGGACCTGGATCAGGTTTCGGTCAAGGAAATCAGTCAAATGACGATCCGTTTGCTAGTGATGGCAAGCCAATCGACATTGATGACGATGATTTACCATTCTAA
- the rpsF gene encoding 30S ribosomal protein S6 produces MRNYEIMYIVRPDLEEAQTKETVERFNTILTDNGAEVTETKEVGKKRLAYEINDFADGFYVILQVNAPKLALDEFTRLSAINDNILRSLIVREDD; encoded by the coding sequence ATGCGCAATTATGAAATCATGTACATCGTCCGCCCAGATCTTGAGGAAGCTCAGACGAAGGAAACTGTTGAACGTTTCAACACAATCCTAACGGACAATGGCGCAGAGGTAACGGAAACGAAAGAGGTTGGTAAGAAGCGTCTCGCTTATGAGATCAACGACTTCGCTGACGGATTCTACGTAATTCTTCAAGTTAATGCTCCAAAGCTAGCACTTGATGAATTCACACGCCTAAGTGCAATTAATGATAACATCTTACGTTCTCTAATCGTACGTGAAGATGACTAA
- the ychF gene encoding redox-regulated ATPase YchF, with protein MALTTGIVGLPNVGKSTLFNAITQAGAESANYPFCTIDPNVGIVEVPDHRLQKLTELVDPHKTVPTAFEFTDIAGIVEGASKGEGLGNKFLSHIREVDAISHVVRCFVDENITHVSGSVDPIRDIQIINLELILADLETIEKRIGKVEKMAKSKDKDAVAEYEVLVKLRDAFENEKPARSVTFTQEQEKIAKGLHLLTWKPILYVANVSEDEILDADDNPYVQKVRDFAAEENSEVIVVCAKIESEIAELEGEEKQEFLDDLGIEESGLDQLIRAAYNLLGLETYFTAGKQEVRAWTIRQGTKAPQAAGVIHTDFERGFIRAEIVGYDDLIDAGNMATAKEKGKVRLEGKEYIVQDGDVIHFRFNV; from the coding sequence ATGGCACTAACAACAGGAATTGTCGGGTTACCAAACGTAGGTAAGTCGACGTTATTTAATGCAATTACACAAGCAGGTGCAGAATCAGCAAACTATCCTTTCTGTACGATTGATCCGAACGTAGGAATTGTAGAAGTTCCTGATCATCGTTTACAGAAGCTTACAGAGCTTGTTGATCCACATAAAACAGTACCAACAGCGTTTGAATTTACAGATATTGCTGGAATCGTAGAAGGAGCAAGTAAAGGAGAAGGCCTAGGGAATAAGTTTTTATCTCACATTCGTGAAGTAGACGCTATTTCTCATGTTGTACGTTGCTTTGTTGACGAAAATATCACACACGTGTCAGGTAGCGTAGATCCAATTCGTGATATTCAAATTATTAATTTAGAGCTAATTCTAGCAGACCTTGAAACAATCGAAAAACGTATTGGCAAGGTTGAGAAGATGGCGAAGTCAAAGGATAAGGATGCTGTAGCGGAGTATGAAGTGCTTGTAAAGCTACGTGATGCCTTTGAGAACGAGAAGCCAGCACGAAGCGTAACCTTTACGCAAGAGCAGGAGAAAATTGCAAAGGGATTACACTTACTAACGTGGAAGCCAATTCTTTATGTAGCAAACGTTAGTGAAGATGAGATTCTTGATGCGGACGATAATCCTTACGTTCAAAAGGTTCGTGACTTTGCAGCGGAAGAGAACTCCGAGGTAATTGTTGTTTGTGCAAAGATTGAATCGGAAATCGCAGAGCTCGAAGGGGAAGAAAAGCAAGAGTTCTTAGATGATTTAGGAATCGAAGAGTCTGGTTTAGATCAGCTTATCCGTGCAGCTTATAATCTACTTGGATTAGAGACGTATTTCACAGCTGGTAAGCAAGAAGTACGAGCGTGGACGATTCGTCAAGGTACGAAGGCTCCTCAAGCAGCGGGTGTTATTCATACAGACTTTGAGCGTGGCTTTATTCGTGCTGAAATTGTTGGGTATGATGATTTAATTGATGCAGGTAACATGGCCACTGCAAAAGAAAAAGGGAAAGTGCGTTTAGAAGGTAAAGAATACATCGTCCAAGATGGAGATGTGATTCATTTCCGCTTTAACGTATAA
- a CDS encoding DUF951 domain-containing protein, producing the protein MPEKQFELNDVVEMKKQHPCGVNRWKIIRMGMDIRIKCMGCDHSVMLPRKDFAKKVKRVIGQDEREQ; encoded by the coding sequence ATGCCAGAAAAACAATTTGAGCTGAATGACGTTGTAGAAATGAAGAAGCAGCATCCATGTGGGGTTAATCGATGGAAAATCATCCGAATGGGGATGGATATACGTATTAAATGCATGGGGTGCGATCACAGTGTCATGTTACCCCGCAAAGACTTTGCCAAAAAGGTGAAACGGGTTATCGGTCAAGATGAGCGTGAGCAGTAG
- the yyaC gene encoding spore protease YyaC, with protein MMTKLQIEPLIRIPYYQYDAVYALSSKLFKLLPLSRPIIVLNIGTDRSTGDCLGPLIGTKLLQKRCPAFHIIGTLEEPVHAKNLTQSIETIYDSYHEPFVIAIDAALGRREHIGHITLREGPVRPGAALKKTLPEIGDAHLTGVVNIAGYMENAVLQSTRLASVMNIADCITRSIYRTGLWQMRRQQVLTLPSTGI; from the coding sequence ATGATGACAAAACTACAAATAGAGCCATTAATACGCATTCCTTATTATCAATATGATGCCGTGTACGCTCTATCTTCTAAACTTTTCAAACTTCTTCCACTATCGCGTCCGATTATTGTCCTTAATATAGGAACAGATCGTTCTACAGGAGACTGCCTTGGCCCCTTAATCGGGACAAAACTTCTTCAAAAACGATGCCCTGCTTTTCATATCATTGGGACATTAGAAGAGCCTGTTCATGCAAAAAACTTAACGCAAAGCATTGAGACTATATATGACTCCTATCATGAACCCTTTGTTATTGCTATAGATGCTGCTCTTGGAAGAAGAGAGCATATCGGTCATATTACGTTGAGAGAAGGTCCCGTTCGTCCTGGTGCCGCACTCAAAAAAACACTTCCTGAAATCGGAGATGCTCATCTTACTGGAGTTGTAAATATTGCTGGATATATGGAGAACGCTGTTCTTCAAAGTACAAGATTAGCGTCTGTGATGAATATTGCAGACTGTATAACGAGATCTATTTACCGCACTGGTCTATGGCAGATGCGAAGACAACAGGTCCTTACTCTCCCATCTACAGGCATTTAA
- a CDS encoding DUF554 domain-containing protein: MVLFGTIVNGLAIVVGALIGVRLKHFSPSMQETVMKGIGLAVLVLGFSMALEGTNMLYVIISLAIGSVIGERISIEGKLNELGGYMERKWKRNENDRLSEGFVAATLLYVVGAMAIIGALDSGFRQDHSVLLTKSMLDGFSAIIFSATLGIGVLFSAIPVVLYQGSIALAATLIIQWIPEELLQLFIAELTAVGGVMIIGIATNLLGITSIRVANMLPAIPVIIFLVLLQSSFF; encoded by the coding sequence GTTAGCAATTGTTGTTGGCGCACTCATTGGAGTTCGCTTAAAACATTTTTCTCCCTCTATGCAAGAGACTGTAATGAAAGGAATAGGGTTAGCTGTCTTAGTACTTGGCTTCTCGATGGCATTAGAAGGAACAAATATGCTTTACGTCATTATTAGCTTAGCTATTGGCTCCGTAATAGGAGAGCGCATATCAATCGAAGGGAAGTTAAATGAGCTTGGCGGCTATATGGAGCGAAAATGGAAGCGTAACGAGAATGATAGATTATCAGAAGGATTTGTAGCTGCGACGTTACTTTATGTTGTTGGGGCAATGGCTATTATAGGTGCATTAGACAGTGGATTTAGGCAGGACCATTCTGTCCTATTAACGAAGTCCATGCTCGATGGATTTTCTGCAATTATTTTCTCTGCTACTTTAGGCATTGGCGTCTTGTTTTCTGCCATACCAGTAGTATTATATCAAGGGTCCATTGCGTTAGCTGCAACGCTCATTATTCAATGGATTCCAGAGGAATTACTCCAGCTGTTTATCGCTGAATTAACAGCAGTTGGAGGAGTTATGATTATAGGGATTGCTACTAACTTACTTGGTATTACATCTATAAGAGTTGCTAATATGCTACCTGCTATCCCTGTCATTATTTTCCTTGTTCTCCTGCAGTCGAGCTTCTTCTAA